A window of the Nocardia sp. NBC_01329 genome harbors these coding sequences:
- the narI gene encoding respiratory nitrate reductase subunit gamma translates to MNVTPLAAPGESLTAGDILLWVALPYASIAIFLVGHYWRYRYDKFGWTTRSSQLYENRLLRLGSPLFHYGILLVILGHIVGLLIPEGWTESVGIGDGVYHAASTILGILAGVATLAGAAILIYRRRTTGPVFSATTTNDKIMYVLLIGTLLLGFGTTVVNNANNHPHDYRQTVSPWFRSILSFRPDTDLILAAPIGFQLHALAAWLLFAFWPFTRLVHVFSMPIGYLTRPYIVYRSRDRELGSRPERRGWERIQ, encoded by the coding sequence ATGAACGTCACCCCGCTCGCCGCCCCGGGCGAAAGCCTCACCGCCGGCGACATCCTGCTGTGGGTCGCACTGCCCTACGCTTCCATCGCGATCTTCCTGGTGGGCCACTACTGGCGCTACCGTTACGACAAGTTCGGCTGGACCACCCGTTCCTCGCAGCTCTATGAGAACCGGCTGCTGCGGCTGGGCAGTCCGCTGTTCCACTACGGGATCCTGTTGGTGATCCTCGGCCATATCGTCGGATTGCTCATCCCGGAGGGCTGGACCGAGAGCGTCGGCATCGGTGACGGGGTGTACCACGCCGCGTCGACGATCCTCGGGATACTGGCCGGAGTCGCTACTCTCGCGGGAGCCGCGATCCTCATCTACCGCCGCCGCACCACCGGGCCGGTGTTCTCCGCGACGACCACCAACGACAAGATCATGTATGTGCTGCTCATCGGCACCCTGCTCCTGGGATTCGGCACCACGGTGGTCAACAATGCGAACAACCACCCCCACGACTACCGGCAAACGGTCTCCCCGTGGTTCCGCTCGATCCTGTCCTTCCGCCCGGACACCGACCTGATCCTGGCCGCCCCCATCGGTTTCCAGCTGCACGCGCTCGCCGCCTGGCTCCTGTTCGCATTCTGGCCGTTCACCCGGCTGGTTCACGTCTTCTCGATGCCGATCGGATATCTGACCAGGCCCTATATCGTCTACCGCAGCCGCGACCGGGAACTGGGTTCCCGGCCGGAGCGGCGGGGGTGGGAGCGGATCCAATAA
- the narJ gene encoding nitrate reductase molybdenum cofactor assembly chaperone produces the protein MKAAKGLDPAARAAAWQVQSLLLGYPDESLRRTMDLLGTVAATLPPPVGAPLSRFLGRVRTRSVFELAADYVATFDHRKRFSPYLTYFAYGDTRKRGVALLRFKQAYRDAGLKLSDEELPDHLSVVLEFAASGNAETGLRLLTEHRAGLEVMRRGLRDSGSPWADVLESVTATLPPLAGSEDDAVARLIADGPPEEAVGLAPFTPPQYLPDPVVARRGAGPADLGTPSVYSGRSASAVGARPGSGATERRSAATERRSEEPGSIGPRPRGAGGAAINTEARR, from the coding sequence ATGAAGGCGGCGAAAGGTCTGGACCCGGCCGCTCGTGCCGCCGCCTGGCAGGTGCAGTCACTGTTGCTCGGCTACCCGGACGAATCCCTGCGCCGCACCATGGATCTCCTCGGCACGGTGGCGGCGACACTGCCTCCACCGGTCGGGGCCCCGCTCAGCCGGTTCCTGGGTCGGGTGCGGACCCGGTCGGTCTTCGAACTCGCCGCCGACTACGTGGCGACCTTCGATCATCGCAAACGGTTCAGCCCCTATCTCACCTATTTCGCCTACGGCGACACCCGGAAACGCGGTGTCGCCCTCCTGCGTTTCAAACAGGCGTATCGCGACGCCGGGCTGAAACTCTCCGACGAGGAACTGCCCGACCACCTGTCCGTGGTGCTGGAGTTCGCCGCCTCCGGTAACGCCGAAACCGGGTTACGCCTGCTCACCGAGCACCGGGCCGGTCTGGAAGTAATGCGTCGGGGCCTGCGCGACTCCGGCTCGCCCTGGGCGGACGTGCTCGAATCGGTCACCGCCACCCTGCCTCCGCTGGCCGGCTCCGAAGACGACGCCGTAGCCCGGCTCATCGCCGACGGTCCACCCGAGGAAGCCGTCGGCCTCGCTCCGTTCACCCCACCCCAGTACCTCCCCGATCCAGTCGTGGCCCGGCGCGGAGCCGGCCCCGCAGACCTGGGCACACCATCCGTCTACTCCGGTCGGTCTGCCTCAGCGGTCGGGGCCCGCCCCGGTTCTGGAGCGACAGAGCGAAGGAGCGCGGCGACTGAGCGCCGGAGTGAAGAACCGGGGTCAATAGGGCCCCGACCCCGCGGCGCCGGAGGCGCCGCCATCAACACCGAGGCGCGTCGATGA
- the narH gene encoding nitrate reductase subunit beta, translating to MRVMAQMAMVMNLDKCIGCHTCSVTCKQAWTNRSGVEYVWFNNVETRPGQGYPRTYEDQDRWRGGWDLNRRGRLQLKGGGRLRKLFTIFSNPILPALSDYYEPWTYDYENLTTAPAQRHTPVARPKSLITGEDTKIEWSANWDDDLGGAPEFGDRDPLLRKLTEKVRFEFEQTFMFYLPRICEHCLNPSCAASCPSGAIYKRTEDGIVLVDQDRCRGWRMCVSGCPYKKIYFNHRTGKAEKCTFCFPRVEVGLPTVCAETCVGRLRYIGLVLYDADKVLEAAATPDEQGLYEAQREVFLDPADPEVRREAERAGIPWDWVEAADRSPIYSLINTYKVALPLHPEYRTMPMVWYIPPLSPVVDIVRDTGHDAEDHGNLFAAIEALRIPVDYLAQLFTAGDPGPVNAVLRRLAAMRSYMRDINLGREPQERIAAAVGMTGEQIYDMFRLLALAKYDERYVIPPAHTESAHGLEELATDCSLDYEGGPGMTGSGPFGESSGGVSPIAVENFRMLRNRQTADTATSVGGSGRVNLLNWDGKVPDGLFPPEGSPRSGDADEQR from the coding sequence ATGCGGGTGATGGCACAGATGGCGATGGTGATGAATCTCGATAAATGTATCGGCTGTCATACCTGTTCGGTCACTTGCAAACAGGCGTGGACGAACCGGTCGGGCGTGGAATACGTGTGGTTCAACAATGTGGAAACCCGGCCCGGACAAGGATATCCGCGCACTTATGAGGATCAGGATCGGTGGCGCGGCGGGTGGGACCTGAATCGACGGGGCAGGTTGCAACTCAAAGGTGGCGGCCGGTTGCGCAAATTGTTCACGATCTTCAGCAATCCGATCCTGCCCGCTCTGAGCGACTATTACGAACCCTGGACCTACGACTACGAGAACCTCACCACCGCACCCGCCCAGCGTCACACCCCGGTGGCCCGGCCGAAATCGCTGATCACGGGCGAGGACACGAAGATCGAATGGTCGGCGAACTGGGACGACGATCTCGGTGGCGCACCCGAATTCGGTGATCGTGACCCGCTGCTGCGCAAACTCACCGAGAAGGTGCGTTTCGAATTCGAGCAGACCTTCATGTTCTATCTGCCGCGGATCTGCGAGCACTGCCTGAACCCGTCCTGCGCCGCGTCGTGTCCGTCGGGCGCGATCTACAAGCGCACCGAGGACGGGATCGTCCTGGTGGACCAGGACCGCTGCCGGGGCTGGCGGATGTGTGTCTCCGGTTGTCCCTACAAGAAGATCTATTTCAACCATCGCACCGGGAAAGCCGAGAAATGTACCTTCTGTTTCCCGCGGGTGGAGGTCGGATTACCGACGGTCTGCGCCGAGACCTGCGTAGGGCGGCTGCGCTATATCGGGCTGGTCCTCTACGACGCCGACAAGGTGCTGGAAGCCGCGGCCACACCGGACGAACAGGGACTCTACGAAGCGCAGCGGGAGGTTTTCCTCGATCCCGCCGACCCCGAAGTGCGGCGGGAGGCCGAACGCGCGGGTATTCCGTGGGATTGGGTGGAGGCCGCGGACCGCTCGCCGATCTATTCGCTGATCAATACCTACAAGGTCGCGCTGCCCCTGCATCCGGAATATCGCACTATGCCGATGGTCTGGTATATCCCGCCGCTGTCACCGGTGGTCGATATCGTCCGCGATACCGGTCACGACGCGGAGGATCACGGCAATCTCTTCGCTGCCATCGAGGCACTGCGCATTCCGGTGGACTACCTCGCGCAACTGTTCACCGCCGGCGATCCCGGCCCGGTGAACGCGGTGCTGCGCCGGCTGGCCGCCATGCGCAGCTATATGCGCGATATCAATCTCGGCCGTGAACCCCAGGAGCGCATCGCGGCGGCGGTCGGTATGACCGGGGAACAGATCTACGATATGTTCCGGCTGCTCGCCCTGGCCAAATATGACGAGCGCTACGTGATCCCGCCCGCGCACACCGAATCGGCGCACGGGCTGGAAGAGCTCGCCACCGATTGCAGCCTGGACTACGAGGGCGGCCCGGGAATGACAGGCTCCGGTCCGTTCGGGGAGAGCTCGGGTGGAGTTTCGCCTATCGCGGTGGAGAACTTCCGGATGCTGCGCAACCGGCAGACCGCGGATACCGCGACCAGTGTCGGCGGAAGCGGCCGGGTGAACCTGCTCAACTGGGACGGAAAAGTCCCCGACGGGCTCTTCCCGCCCGAGGGCAGCCCGCGATCCGGCGACGCGGACGAGCAGCGATGA
- a CDS encoding nitrate reductase subunit alpha — protein sequence MTHARRGSSGARLDDGLTDALVGTRRFFTRAEVSPDRRAMFEAGGRQADEFYRDRWSHDKVVRSTHGVNCTGSCSWKIYVKDGIITWETQQTDYPSVGPDKPEYEPRGCPRGAAFSWYTYSPTRVRYPYIRGVLLEMYRAAKAATGDPVTAWETIVEDPESARRYKSARGKGGLVRATWDEATEMIAAAHIHTIARYGPDRIAGFSPIPAMSMVSHASGARFVSLVGGTMLSFYDWYADLPVASPQVFGDQTDVPESGDWWDAGYLIMWGSNLPVTRTPDAHWMTEARYRGQKVVAVSPDYADNVKFADEWLAPHPGTDGALAMAMGHVVLREFFVEREVPYFASYVRQFTDLPFLVRVEETADGYVAGKFLTAADLDEYAEVENAAFKTVVLAADGRPVVPNGSVGHRYGETGIGNWNLDLEGVVPQLTVFGRTAVPVSLPRFDTVAGEDPTMLRGIPVRRVNGHLVTTVFDLMLAQFGVHRKGLPGEWPVDYDDPSQPYTPAWQESITGVPASVALRIAREFAGNAEESNGRSMIIMGAGTNHWFHSDTIYRAFLTLTTLTGCQGVNGGGWAHYVGQEKCRPVTGWAQLASALDWSRPPRQMIQTAFWYLHSDQFRYDWFGADKLSATPGAGQLAGMSTADVIAQSARLGWMPSYPTFDRNPLELVEAAEAEGGSLAGYVVSELRSGRMRFACEDPDAPENFPRVLSVWRANLLGSSAKGNEYFLEHLLGTESSLRAKQTPAGARPRDVVWRPDAPRGKLDLLLTLDFRMTSTTLFSDIVLPAATWYEKHDLNTTDMHPFVHSFNPAIAPPWQTRTDWDAFRAIAAKFSELAGPRLGVRKDVVAVPLLHDTPDELATPHGRVADWKTGDIEPIPGVTMPKLVVVERDYGAIAAKMGALGPLAEKLGGTTKGVTFDFGPEVEYLRHKNGVIRGGPADGRPSLQRGIQACEAILALSGTTNGRLATEGFRKLEQRTGVRLADLAAEHEGKQITFADTQAAPVPVITSPEWSGSETGGRRYSPFTINVERRKPWHTLTGRQHFYLDHDWMTELGEGLPVYRPPLNMAALFGEPVLGSTGELGVTVRYLTPHSKWSIHSEYQDNLFMLSLSRGGPNIWISPRDAATIGVADNEWVEAVNRNGVVVARAVVSHRMPAGTVYMYHAQDRLIDVPISETSGHRGGIHNSLTRLLVKPSHLIGGYAQLSFAFNYLGPTGNQRDEVTVIRRRSQEVSY from the coding sequence ATGACCCACGCGCGACGTGGCTCCAGTGGTGCTCGGCTCGACGACGGACTGACCGACGCGCTGGTGGGCACTCGGCGGTTCTTCACCCGCGCCGAGGTCTCCCCGGATCGGCGGGCGATGTTCGAGGCCGGGGGTCGGCAGGCGGACGAGTTCTATCGGGACCGCTGGAGTCACGACAAGGTGGTGCGGTCCACCCACGGAGTGAACTGCACCGGATCGTGTTCCTGGAAGATCTATGTCAAGGACGGGATCATCACCTGGGAGACCCAGCAGACCGACTATCCGTCGGTGGGCCCGGACAAACCCGAATACGAGCCGCGCGGATGCCCGCGTGGCGCGGCGTTCTCCTGGTACACCTATTCGCCCACCCGGGTGCGCTATCCGTACATCCGGGGTGTGCTGCTGGAGATGTACCGGGCCGCGAAGGCGGCGACCGGCGACCCGGTGACCGCGTGGGAGACCATCGTCGAGGACCCCGAATCGGCGCGACGCTACAAATCCGCGCGCGGTAAGGGCGGTCTGGTGCGGGCGACCTGGGATGAGGCGACCGAGATGATCGCGGCCGCCCATATCCACACGATCGCCCGGTACGGGCCGGACCGGATCGCGGGATTCTCGCCGATTCCGGCGATGTCGATGGTGTCGCACGCCTCGGGTGCCCGGTTCGTCTCGCTGGTCGGCGGGACGATGCTGTCGTTCTACGACTGGTACGCGGACCTGCCGGTGGCCTCCCCGCAGGTCTTCGGCGACCAGACCGACGTCCCGGAGTCGGGGGACTGGTGGGACGCCGGATATCTGATCATGTGGGGGTCGAATCTGCCGGTGACCCGCACCCCGGACGCGCACTGGATGACCGAGGCGCGTTATCGCGGGCAGAAGGTCGTCGCGGTCTCCCCGGACTACGCCGACAATGTGAAATTCGCCGACGAATGGCTGGCCCCGCATCCCGGTACCGACGGCGCGCTGGCCATGGCCATGGGGCATGTGGTGTTGCGCGAGTTCTTCGTCGAACGTGAAGTGCCGTATTTCGCGAGCTATGTCCGCCAGTTCACCGATCTGCCGTTCTTGGTGCGGGTGGAGGAGACCGCGGACGGCTACGTCGCGGGCAAGTTCTTGACCGCCGCCGATCTCGACGAATACGCCGAGGTGGAGAACGCCGCCTTCAAAACAGTGGTGCTCGCCGCCGACGGCCGTCCGGTCGTCCCGAACGGCTCGGTCGGTCACCGCTACGGCGAAACCGGGATCGGGAACTGGAATCTCGATCTCGAAGGGGTGGTGCCGCAACTGACAGTGTTCGGCAGAACCGCGGTACCGGTCTCGCTGCCCCGGTTCGACACCGTGGCGGGTGAGGACCCCACGATGCTGCGCGGCATACCGGTCCGGCGGGTGAACGGCCACCTCGTCACCACGGTGTTCGACCTGATGCTGGCGCAGTTCGGCGTGCACCGGAAGGGATTGCCGGGGGAATGGCCGGTCGACTACGACGACCCCTCTCAGCCCTACACCCCGGCCTGGCAGGAATCGATCACCGGTGTACCGGCCTCGGTGGCCCTTCGGATCGCGCGCGAGTTCGCGGGCAACGCCGAGGAGAGCAACGGCCGTTCGATGATCATCATGGGCGCCGGAACAAACCACTGGTTCCATTCCGACACCATCTATCGCGCGTTCCTCACCCTGACCACACTCACCGGATGTCAGGGCGTGAACGGCGGGGGTTGGGCACACTATGTGGGCCAGGAGAAATGCCGTCCGGTCACCGGATGGGCGCAGCTGGCCTCGGCGCTGGACTGGTCGCGGCCGCCGCGGCAGATGATCCAGACCGCGTTCTGGTACCTGCATTCCGACCAGTTCCGCTACGACTGGTTCGGCGCGGACAAACTCTCGGCCACACCCGGTGCCGGACAGCTGGCGGGGATGAGTACCGCCGATGTGATCGCGCAATCCGCGCGGCTGGGCTGGATGCCGTCCTACCCCACCTTCGACCGCAACCCGCTGGAACTGGTCGAGGCCGCCGAAGCCGAGGGTGGATCGCTGGCCGGTTACGTGGTGTCGGAACTGCGTTCCGGCCGGATGCGCTTCGCCTGCGAGGATCCCGACGCACCTGAGAACTTCCCGCGGGTGCTGAGTGTGTGGCGGGCCAACCTGCTGGGTTCCTCGGCCAAGGGCAACGAATATTTCCTCGAACATCTCCTGGGCACCGAATCCTCGTTGCGCGCCAAACAGACCCCGGCCGGGGCACGCCCGCGCGATGTGGTGTGGCGGCCCGACGCCCCAAGAGGCAAGCTCGATCTGCTGCTGACCCTGGATTTCCGGATGACCAGCACCACGCTGTTCTCCGATATCGTGCTGCCCGCGGCGACCTGGTACGAGAAGCACGATCTGAACACCACCGATATGCATCCGTTCGTGCATTCGTTCAACCCCGCCATCGCGCCGCCTTGGCAGACCCGCACCGATTGGGACGCCTTCCGGGCGATCGCGGCGAAGTTCAGCGAACTCGCCGGACCGCGGCTCGGGGTACGCAAGGATGTGGTGGCGGTCCCGCTGTTGCACGACACCCCCGACGAACTCGCCACACCGCACGGCCGGGTCGCGGATTGGAAGACCGGGGATATCGAGCCCATCCCCGGTGTGACCATGCCGAAACTCGTGGTGGTGGAACGTGATTACGGTGCGATCGCGGCGAAGATGGGTGCACTGGGCCCGCTGGCGGAGAAACTCGGCGGCACCACGAAGGGCGTGACGTTCGATTTCGGGCCCGAGGTCGAATATCTGCGGCACAAGAACGGGGTGATCCGCGGTGGCCCGGCCGACGGCCGGCCGTCGCTACAGCGCGGTATCCAGGCCTGCGAGGCGATTCTGGCACTGTCCGGCACCACGAACGGCCGCCTGGCCACCGAGGGGTTCCGGAAACTCGAACAGCGCACCGGGGTCCGGCTCGCCGATCTGGCCGCCGAACACGAGGGCAAACAAATCACTTTCGCCGATACCCAGGCCGCTCCGGTTCCGGTGATCACCTCGCCGGAATGGTCGGGGTCGGAAACCGGCGGCCGCCGCTATTCGCCGTTCACCATCAATGTCGAACGCCGCAAACCCTGGCATACGCTCACCGGCCGCCAGCATTTCTATCTCGACCACGATTGGATGACCGAACTCGGCGAGGGGCTACCGGTGTACCGGCCGCCACTGAACATGGCCGCGCTGTTCGGGGAACCGGTACTGGGCTCGACGGGGGAGCTGGGGGTCACCGTCCGCTATCTCACCCCGCACAGCAAATGGTCCATCCACTCCGAATACCAGGACAACCTGTTCATGCTGAGCCTCTCGCGCGGTGGGCCCAATATCTGGATCTCGCCCCGGGACGCGGCGACGATCGGTGTCGCCGACAACGAATGGGTGGAGGCGGTCAACCGTAACGGTGTGGTGGTGGCCCGGGCGGTGGTCTCGCATCGGATGCCGGCCGGAACCGTGTACATGTACCACGCGCAGGACCGGCTCATCGATGTGCCGATCAGTGAGACTTCCGGGCATCGGGGCGGTATCCACAATTCGCTGACCCGGCTGCTGGTCAAACCCAGCCATCTGATCGGTGGATACGCCCAGCTCAGTTTCGCGTTCAACTATCTCGGACCCACCGGTAATCAACGCGACGAGGTGACCGTGATCCGCCGTCGCAGCCAGGAGGTGAGCTACTGA
- a CDS encoding nitrate/nitrite transporter, which produces MVASSTPRNLGRGTAGDRAVTGGRSLMLILATVGFALNFWAWALLSPLAPRLRDELGLNSFQEALVVAVPVIVGSLGRIPVGALADRYGGRLMFPVVSLITVLPVLFLGLVGHSALATLLIGGFLLGVGGTVFAVGVPFVSAWFPPEKQGLAIGVYGMGMGGTAISALTTVRLVDAGNTATPFLLCALALVIYAIVAWYLLRDAPGRTPPTESITTRLNQTVRLPATWAASALYAVSFGGFVAFSVYLPSYLRTAYDLSQTDAANRMAGFVLLAVIMRPVGGWLADRFDAPTVLATTLCVVVIAASVQAATPDLAPIGTIAFLALAAALGAGSGATFALVALIAPPGKVGAVTGFVGAAGGLGGFVPPLVMGAVYETTDDYGPGLLALAVIALVALLFTVIVLRREVDHGRT; this is translated from the coding sequence ATGGTGGCCTCTTCGACTCCGCGCAACCTCGGCCGCGGCACGGCCGGCGACCGTGCCGTGACCGGCGGGCGCAGCCTGATGCTGATCCTGGCCACGGTGGGGTTCGCGCTCAACTTCTGGGCGTGGGCGCTGCTCAGCCCGCTGGCGCCGCGGTTGCGCGACGAACTCGGACTGAACTCCTTCCAGGAGGCGCTCGTGGTCGCCGTTCCGGTGATCGTGGGTTCGCTGGGGCGGATCCCGGTCGGCGCGCTGGCCGACCGCTACGGCGGGCGCCTGATGTTCCCGGTGGTCTCGCTGATCACCGTGCTTCCGGTGCTGTTCCTGGGGCTGGTCGGGCATTCGGCACTGGCGACGCTGCTGATCGGCGGTTTCCTCCTCGGTGTGGGTGGCACGGTCTTCGCGGTCGGTGTGCCGTTCGTGAGCGCGTGGTTCCCGCCGGAGAAGCAGGGGCTGGCGATCGGTGTGTACGGCATGGGTATGGGTGGTACCGCGATCAGCGCCCTGACCACGGTGCGCCTGGTTGATGCGGGCAATACCGCCACACCTTTCCTGTTGTGTGCGCTGGCCCTGGTGATCTACGCGATCGTGGCCTGGTATCTGTTGCGTGACGCCCCCGGCCGCACACCGCCCACGGAGTCCATCACGACCCGGCTGAACCAGACGGTACGCCTGCCGGCGACCTGGGCTGCTTCGGCGCTGTACGCCGTCTCGTTCGGCGGTTTCGTGGCGTTCTCCGTGTACCTGCCCTCTTATCTGCGCACGGCCTACGACCTGTCGCAGACCGACGCGGCCAACCGGATGGCCGGGTTCGTCCTGCTGGCGGTGATCATGCGACCTGTCGGTGGCTGGCTGGCGGATCGCTTCGACGCACCGACAGTCCTGGCGACCACGCTGTGTGTCGTCGTGATCGCCGCCTCTGTCCAGGCCGCGACCCCCGATCTCGCGCCGATCGGGACGATCGCCTTCCTCGCGCTGGCTGCCGCGCTCGGTGCCGGTAGCGGCGCCACCTTCGCGCTTGTCGCGCTGATCGCGCCCCCGGGCAAGGTCGGGGCGGTCACCGGGTTCGTGGGGGCAGCCGGTGGGCTGGGCGGTTTCGTGCCGCCGCTGGTGATGGGCGCCGTCTACGAGACGACCGACGACTACGGGCCGGGTCTGCTGGCGCTCGCCGTCATCGCCCTCGTCGCGCTGCTGTTCACGGTGATCGTCCTACGCCGGGAGGTCGACCACGGCCGGACCTGA
- a CDS encoding RluA family pseudouridine synthase has protein sequence MDIDWPELRARSLLTEDEAILALNKPAGISVTGERHDSDIVAAAEEHGEKLYPVHRIDKVTSGLILFARELAAHGPLTRQFNKQTAEKVYLAIVDSGSPALPDTGTIELPLSVGRKNRVRVAAPRETIRRDDDRWSVAESDLLNTKNYPSTTEFTVLARHPARTVVALRPITGRRHQLRVHLAWIGHPILGDPLFDRSGAEVRTHLHSWRLTLSADWRPDGRLSLEAPPGDDFWSPLPVPPPALPEPG, from the coding sequence GTGGATATCGACTGGCCCGAGCTGCGCGCCCGCAGCCTGCTCACCGAGGACGAGGCGATTCTGGCCCTGAACAAACCGGCCGGGATCTCGGTCACCGGGGAGCGCCACGACAGCGATATCGTGGCGGCCGCCGAGGAACACGGCGAAAAGCTGTACCCGGTACACCGGATCGACAAGGTGACCTCGGGCCTGATCCTCTTCGCCCGAGAACTGGCCGCCCACGGTCCGCTGACCCGCCAGTTCAACAAGCAGACCGCCGAGAAGGTCTACCTCGCGATCGTCGACTCCGGCTCCCCCGCACTCCCCGACACCGGCACCATCGAACTTCCCCTCAGCGTGGGCCGCAAGAACCGTGTCCGGGTCGCCGCCCCCCGCGAAACCATCCGGCGCGACGACGATCGCTGGTCCGTCGCCGAGTCGGACCTGCTGAACACCAAGAACTATCCCTCGACCACCGAATTCACCGTGCTGGCCCGCCACCCCGCCCGCACCGTCGTAGCGTTGCGCCCGATCACCGGCCGCCGCCACCAGCTGCGCGTACACCTGGCCTGGATCGGCCACCCGATCCTGGGCGATCCCCTGTTCGACCGCTCCGGGGCCGAGGTGCGCACTCATCTGCACTCCTGGCGGCTGACCCTGTCCGCCGACTGGCGCCCCGACGGCCGGCTGTCCCTGGAAGCCCCACCCGGTGACGACTTCTGGTCGCCGTTACCGGTCCCACCGCCGGCGCTACCCGAACCCGGGTGA
- a CDS encoding metallophosphoesterase, producing the protein MILVAQVSDTHFDLGTRNVERAQRVMAYLADLRRRPDVIVVTGDITEAGKPEQYAEARSALQADLPVLAIPGNHDDRAAFREVLLGVPPTDDPINHVHRVGGLTSILLDSSVPGRSAGRLTDNTYDWLHNALAETPPDDAVLLALHHPPVFLHSPVVDSIALAGPERLAAVVAADERIIGILAGHAHTAAVATFAGRPLLMGPSTASVLGGEWELAPPERVMDYAPDPAVALHVVDDNHRLITHFRSVPMGGWIGTPY; encoded by the coding sequence ATGATCCTGGTGGCCCAGGTCAGCGATACACATTTCGATCTCGGTACCCGCAACGTGGAACGTGCGCAACGGGTCATGGCCTATCTCGCGGATCTGCGGCGGCGCCCCGATGTGATCGTGGTGACCGGCGATATCACCGAAGCCGGGAAGCCCGAGCAGTATGCCGAGGCCCGGTCGGCGCTCCAGGCCGATCTGCCGGTTCTCGCGATTCCGGGTAATCACGACGACCGCGCCGCGTTCCGTGAGGTGCTGCTGGGAGTTCCCCCGACCGACGACCCCATCAATCATGTGCACCGGGTCGGTGGCCTGACGTCGATCTTGCTGGACTCCAGTGTCCCCGGTCGGTCGGCCGGGCGGCTGACCGACAATACCTACGACTGGTTGCACAACGCACTCGCCGAAACCCCTCCCGACGATGCTGTTCTTTTGGCGCTGCATCATCCGCCGGTTTTCCTGCACAGCCCGGTCGTGGATTCCATCGCCCTGGCCGGCCCGGAGCGGCTGGCCGCGGTGGTCGCCGCGGACGAGCGGATCATCGGAATCCTGGCCGGACACGCGCATACCGCCGCGGTCGCCACGTTCGCCGGCCGCCCGCTGCTCATGGGGCCGAGTACCGCGTCGGTGCTGGGCGGTGAATGGGAGTTGGCGCCACCCGAGCGGGTGATGGACTACGCGCCGGATCCGGCGGTCGCACTGCATGTGGTCGACGACAACCACCGGCTGATCACGCATTTCCGTTCGGTCCCGATGGGCGGCTGGATCGGAACCCCGTACTGA
- a CDS encoding AraC family transcriptional regulator, with translation MVQSPSIRDWDFPRGVASVALMAAYGAEHGVPLSALLRGTDLTEARLHDPDAQIDAHTELAVVRNLVRELDRPGMGVEVGRRYRITTFGIFGFACVSSPTLAEAIDFALRYLELSFTFCLPVTQWEDGEFIGRIHDESVPADVRQFLVERDVTAMHQVMSDLLGRHLALLRAEFRFPEPSYADLIAQVTVARPRFGQPHNLVAIDPSILDQPLPQANEHTLAICLAQCRDLVHRRRARTGIAAEVRARLVPRGGMDGLAAPPGIDTVAADLNLSTRTLRRHLDAAGTSYRALLDEVRQALAEEMLTTTPLSVSDVAIRLGYAEASTFIYAFRRWTGGTPAAYRRTRAGRY, from the coding sequence ATGGTGCAGAGTCCGTCGATTCGGGACTGGGACTTCCCGCGTGGAGTCGCCAGTGTCGCGCTCATGGCCGCATACGGCGCCGAGCACGGAGTCCCCCTATCGGCGCTGCTGCGCGGTACCGACCTCACCGAAGCCCGGCTGCACGATCCGGACGCTCAGATCGACGCGCACACCGAACTCGCGGTGGTCCGCAACCTGGTCCGCGAACTGGACCGTCCCGGAATGGGAGTCGAGGTGGGCCGGCGCTATCGGATCACCACCTTCGGGATCTTCGGGTTCGCCTGCGTCAGCAGCCCGACACTGGCCGAGGCCATCGATTTCGCCCTGCGCTACCTCGAACTGAGTTTCACCTTCTGCCTACCGGTGACCCAGTGGGAGGACGGTGAATTCATCGGCCGCATCCATGACGAATCGGTGCCCGCCGATGTCCGTCAGTTCCTGGTCGAACGGGACGTGACGGCCATGCACCAGGTGATGAGCGATCTGCTCGGTCGCCATCTGGCCTTGTTGCGCGCCGAATTCCGATTCCCCGAGCCGTCCTACGCCGACCTGATCGCCCAGGTGACCGTGGCCCGGCCGCGATTCGGGCAACCGCACAACCTGGTGGCGATCGATCCGTCGATCCTCGATCAGCCGCTACCACAGGCCAACGAGCACACCCTCGCCATCTGTCTGGCCCAGTGCCGGGACCTGGTGCACCGGCGGCGGGCGCGGACCGGGATCGCCGCGGAGGTCCGGGCCCGGCTGGTGCCCCGTGGCGGTATGGACGGCCTCGCCGCGCCACCCGGTATCGATACGGTGGCCGCCGATCTGAACCTGAGCACCCGCACCCTGCGCCGCCACCTCGACGCGGCCGGTACGAGCTACCGTGCGTTGCTCGACGAGGTACGCCAAGCCCTGGCCGAGGAGATGCTGACCACCACACCGCTGTCGGTGAGCGATGTGGCGATCCGGCTCGGCTACGCGGAGGCCTCGACCTTCATCTACGCGTTCCGGCGCTGGACCGGCGGCACCCCCGCCGCCTACCGCCGCACCCGCGCCGGCCGGTACTGA